In Longimicrobiales bacterium, a genomic segment contains:
- a CDS encoding PQQ-binding-like beta-propeller repeat protein, whose translation MTRFAPLALTVASIVLASTACTDASTHGIDPGDWPHYARDLAATKYSPLDQIDATNVGDLEVAWTWESADYRMAGEHEGTSVNPNFQATPIKIGNRLYTSTNLGQALALDPTTGEEVWRYDPYAAGLRDTPTGRSNRGVGYWSDGQGERIFVGSGEHLVSIDAVTGQPDPNFGSAGAVNLADDPDPRVLTYQWSSAPLVVRDVVIVGATAMVPNRNWTTAPPGYVRAYDVRTGELRWRFNPIPEAGDPGVSTWADSSWAYSGNGNVWTLMSADEELGHVYLPLKTTTNDWYGGARPGDNLYGESVVAVDVDTGERVWHYQMVRHGIWDYDPPAAPNVMDVVVDGQPVKAVVQVTKQAFVFAFNRETGEPLWPIEDRAVPPSPVPGEVAATTQPFPTHPAPFDLQGITTDDLIDFTPELRAEAEGILEDFVYGEMFTPPTVKGVDGKLGTILLPGWVGGANWGGAAVDPETGRLFVPSVTSPNVTALVPPPLPDSSDHRYIRGLPREVPMPGGLPLLKPPYGRVTAIDMNSGDHLWMQANGPGPIDHPAIAHLDLPWLGQRGRPAPMLTSTLLFLGEGTEDALSILPIAGGKAFRAWDKNTGKVVWEMDLPAGTSGAPMTYLSDGRQFIVVAIGDRNTSGRLIALALPPSAR comes from the coding sequence TTGACTCGATTCGCACCCCTCGCGCTCACAGTGGCGTCAATCGTCCTGGCCTCAACGGCCTGTACTGATGCTTCAACACACGGCATCGACCCCGGCGACTGGCCCCACTACGCCCGAGACCTCGCAGCGACGAAGTACAGCCCACTCGATCAAATCGACGCCACCAACGTTGGTGACCTCGAAGTTGCCTGGACGTGGGAGTCGGCCGACTATCGAATGGCCGGGGAGCACGAGGGGACGTCCGTAAATCCGAACTTTCAGGCGACGCCGATCAAAATCGGAAACCGTCTATACACGTCTACCAATCTCGGACAGGCTTTGGCCCTCGACCCGACAACGGGTGAAGAGGTCTGGCGCTACGACCCATACGCGGCAGGCCTTCGCGACACCCCAACCGGTCGCTCTAACCGCGGGGTCGGTTACTGGAGCGATGGTCAGGGCGAGCGAATCTTCGTCGGCTCAGGTGAGCACCTCGTGTCCATCGATGCTGTCACAGGACAGCCAGACCCGAACTTCGGGTCTGCAGGAGCCGTGAACCTGGCGGACGACCCGGACCCTCGCGTGCTCACCTATCAGTGGTCATCGGCGCCCCTTGTGGTCCGCGACGTGGTGATCGTCGGAGCGACTGCGATGGTCCCCAACCGGAACTGGACGACTGCCCCTCCCGGGTACGTCCGGGCGTACGATGTGCGCACCGGAGAGCTGCGGTGGCGCTTCAACCCGATTCCGGAAGCCGGTGACCCCGGAGTCAGCACGTGGGCAGACTCGTCATGGGCCTACAGCGGCAACGGAAACGTCTGGACGCTAATGAGCGCAGATGAGGAGCTCGGTCACGTCTACCTCCCGCTCAAGACCACAACGAACGACTGGTACGGCGGAGCGAGGCCAGGAGACAACCTCTATGGCGAATCGGTCGTAGCAGTCGATGTCGATACGGGTGAGCGAGTCTGGCACTATCAGATGGTCCGGCACGGCATCTGGGACTATGACCCGCCGGCGGCACCGAACGTCATGGACGTCGTGGTCGACGGGCAGCCTGTGAAGGCAGTCGTTCAGGTGACGAAGCAGGCGTTCGTGTTTGCGTTCAATCGCGAGACGGGTGAGCCGCTGTGGCCGATCGAGGATCGTGCCGTACCTCCGTCCCCGGTGCCGGGAGAAGTCGCTGCCACGACGCAGCCCTTCCCCACCCATCCGGCCCCGTTCGACCTCCAGGGCATCACGACCGACGACCTCATCGACTTCACGCCCGAGTTGCGGGCCGAAGCTGAAGGCATCCTCGAGGACTTCGTCTACGGTGAAATGTTCACGCCACCGACGGTGAAGGGTGTCGATGGAAAACTCGGCACGATCCTCCTGCCCGGTTGGGTGGGAGGGGCGAACTGGGGCGGCGCCGCCGTGGATCCGGAGACGGGACGGCTCTTCGTTCCTTCAGTCACCTCGCCGAACGTGACCGCGCTGGTTCCCCCGCCCCTACCAGACAGCTCCGACCATCGATACATCCGCGGGCTTCCGCGCGAGGTTCCGATGCCGGGCGGCTTGCCACTCCTCAAGCCACCCTACGGGCGCGTCACCGCCATCGATATGAATTCAGGTGACCACCTCTGGATGCAGGCGAATGGACCAGGCCCTATCGACCACCCTGCGATCGCTCACCTCGACCTGCCGTGGCTCGGTCAGCGTGGTCGGCCGGCGCCGATGCTCACGAGCACCCTACTCTTCCTCGGCGAAGGCACCGAGGACGCGCTGTCGATTCTCCCGATCGCCGGCGGCAAGGCGTTCCGGGCGTGGGACAAGAACACCGGCAAGGTCGTCTGGGAGATGGATCTGCCAGCCGGCACCTCAGGAGCTCCAATGACGTACCTGTCGGACGGCAGGCAATTCATCGTCGTAGCGATCGGCGATCGGAACACATCCGGCCGCCTGATCGCGCTCGCGCTGCCGCCAAGCGCTCGCTAA
- a CDS encoding cytochrome c — translation MKHPSQKIFVGLALAMSLGIAPPMQVAAQDASPVVQYRQSLMGSFRTHMGGVRAAMGEAAPMGHAEHHAVAFERMAQALANAFPEGTAEPGSRALPAIWENRDDFMDKVTDIQNATARLVTAARSGDVEAIGAALQGVQATCGGCHTSYRGPAAS, via the coding sequence GTGAAGCATCCGTCACAGAAGATTTTCGTCGGACTGGCCCTGGCCATGAGCCTCGGCATCGCTCCGCCTATGCAGGTAGCCGCGCAAGACGCCTCACCCGTTGTGCAGTATCGCCAATCGCTCATGGGATCGTTCCGGACCCACATGGGCGGTGTGCGCGCCGCAATGGGGGAGGCCGCACCGATGGGGCACGCCGAGCATCACGCTGTCGCCTTCGAGCGGATGGCTCAGGCCCTTGCCAACGCATTCCCGGAAGGCACCGCTGAGCCGGGCTCGAGAGCTCTGCCAGCCATCTGGGAGAACCGTGACGACTTCATGGACAAGGTTACGGACATCCAGAATGCTACTGCGCGACTCGTGACCGCTGCGCGATCGGGAGATGTCGAAGCGATCGGCGCCGCGTTGCAGGGCGTCCAAGCTACATGTGGCGGCTGTCACACGTCCTACCGGGGGCCCGCCGCGAGCTAG
- a CDS encoding membrane dipeptidase translates to MSDLITRRTLIRSGVGVAAAAVAAPFVNMGRYRLFAASAQEYTRRCVDLVNDSLVIDMLGLTTLNGERRQRWGVDFSGMTETDVEEFRQSGIDVFHIARGVGGATAEQAYQNVLAFVGSFNAIIANRPDVFVRIDSVEDLLAVHGSGRAGILIGLQNSTHFRSPADVETFHGLGQRVSQLTYNDRNMIGNGSTERVDGGISDFGVAIVEEMNRVGMVVDVSHSGDQTTLDACDVSRAPVLYTHSNARVLNPGHPRCKTDEAILRMAQTGGVMGITGVRMFVSDQEPTTVEHFLDHFDHVRDLIGVEHLGLGSDIDLHGYDDMPADEYESLKSGYKGSYGFRDKIDIDAIAHPKRMFDVTDGLIRRGYTDDHIRGILGANFQRVLGEIWQGM, encoded by the coding sequence ATGTCTGATTTGATCACTCGCAGGACACTCATCCGAAGCGGCGTTGGTGTGGCTGCTGCTGCGGTCGCTGCCCCCTTTGTGAACATGGGCCGATATCGACTTTTCGCGGCGAGCGCTCAGGAGTACACACGTAGGTGCGTGGATCTAGTAAACGATTCGCTCGTCATCGACATGCTGGGACTGACGACGTTGAATGGTGAACGACGACAGCGATGGGGAGTGGATTTTTCCGGCATGACGGAGACGGACGTCGAAGAGTTCCGTCAATCGGGAATCGACGTGTTTCATATCGCACGCGGTGTAGGCGGTGCGACAGCGGAACAGGCGTACCAGAACGTCCTCGCCTTCGTAGGGTCGTTCAACGCGATCATCGCGAATCGCCCGGACGTGTTTGTTCGGATCGATTCCGTTGAGGATCTCTTGGCCGTTCACGGGTCGGGCCGGGCTGGGATTTTGATCGGCCTTCAAAATTCCACCCATTTCCGATCGCCGGCAGACGTCGAGACATTTCACGGGCTAGGCCAGCGTGTGAGTCAGTTGACCTACAACGACCGCAACATGATCGGCAACGGCTCGACCGAGCGGGTCGACGGAGGCATCAGCGACTTCGGGGTCGCGATCGTCGAGGAAATGAACAGGGTCGGTATGGTCGTCGACGTGTCGCACTCGGGCGACCAGACCACACTGGACGCCTGTGACGTCTCTCGGGCTCCGGTGCTCTATACGCATTCCAACGCACGTGTCCTCAACCCGGGACACCCCCGCTGCAAAACGGACGAGGCGATTCTGCGAATGGCGCAGACCGGTGGCGTTATGGGGATCACTGGGGTCCGAATGTTCGTCTCTGATCAGGAGCCCACCACGGTCGAGCACTTCCTCGACCACTTCGATCACGTTCGCGATCTCATCGGGGTCGAGCATCTCGGGCTGGGTTCGGATATCGACTTGCATGGCTACGATGATATGCCAGCCGACGAGTACGAGAGCCTAAAGTCAGGCTACAAGGGGTCCTACGGGTTCAGAGACAAGATCGATATCGATGCGATCGCTCACCCTAAGCGGATGTTCGACGTCACGGACGGCCTGATCCGACGGGGGTACACGGATGACCACATTCGCGGAATTCTGGGTGCGAACTTCCAGCGTGTGCTCGGTGAGATCTGGCAGGGGATGTAG
- a CDS encoding pyridoxal phosphate-dependent aminotransferase family protein — MPVDRLTTVLEDHVSGLHEAGTAKGAETVVTGVRRAEGERGPRFLLEGEGDKEFMRMNSNSYLGLGLHPAVVAAEERATAEFGAGPGAVRFISGSYQAHVTLERELAAFHGRDAGMIFSSAYATIVSTITPLVTPDTVLISDELNHNCIISAMRLSRPAGKAIYAHNDMAQLDAALEKWKGKARRALVVTDGIFSMRGDHAPLDEVMALCAKHDAGYEENAVCIVDDSHGVGGFGKTGRGTEEYTNCSPADILVGTLGKAFGVNGGYVVANDATINFLRESSQMYIYSNPITVGEAAAALASIRLVASAEGEALLDNLRALTKRFQDGLGRIGIETIPGEHPVVPLMIRDTQKTHDLVRHLYENGVLVTGLAFPVVPKGDEEIRTQINADHTESDIDEVLNMLEAYVA, encoded by the coding sequence ATGCCGGTCGATCGCCTGACCACGGTTCTCGAAGATCACGTTTCAGGGCTCCACGAGGCGGGGACCGCGAAGGGTGCGGAAACCGTCGTCACCGGAGTGCGGCGTGCTGAAGGTGAGCGCGGGCCACGCTTTCTCCTCGAGGGCGAAGGTGACAAGGAGTTCATGAGAATGAACTCCAATTCCTACCTTGGACTTGGCCTGCATCCCGCCGTTGTCGCCGCCGAGGAAAGGGCGACCGCTGAATTCGGTGCGGGGCCTGGGGCGGTGCGGTTCATTTCCGGGAGTTACCAAGCGCACGTGACGCTCGAGAGGGAGTTGGCCGCGTTCCATGGCCGCGATGCCGGGATGATTTTCTCATCCGCCTATGCGACGATCGTCTCAACCATCACGCCGCTGGTCACGCCGGACACCGTCCTCATTTCAGACGAGTTGAACCACAACTGCATCATCAGTGCGATGCGGCTGTCTCGTCCCGCGGGCAAGGCGATCTACGCCCACAATGACATGGCGCAGCTCGATGCCGCCCTAGAGAAGTGGAAGGGCAAGGCAAGACGTGCCCTGGTGGTTACCGACGGCATTTTCTCCATGCGCGGAGACCATGCGCCGCTCGACGAGGTTATGGCGCTTTGTGCGAAGCACGATGCTGGCTACGAAGAGAACGCGGTATGCATTGTGGATGACTCACACGGCGTTGGGGGCTTCGGGAAGACCGGACGAGGTACGGAGGAATACACGAACTGCTCACCGGCCGACATTCTCGTCGGTACGTTGGGCAAGGCGTTTGGGGTTAATGGCGGATATGTTGTCGCGAATGATGCCACGATCAATTTCCTTCGTGAGTCGTCACAGATGTATATCTATTCGAACCCGATCACGGTGGGTGAGGCTGCTGCCGCGCTCGCCTCGATACGATTGGTTGCGAGTGCCGAGGGCGAGGCGCTGCTCGACAATTTGCGGGCGCTGACGAAGCGCTTCCAAGACGGGCTTGGCCGGATTGGCATCGAGACGATCCCTGGTGAGCATCCGGTCGTACCGCTCATGATTCGTGACACTCAGAAGACCCACGACCTTGTGCGACACCTGTACGAAAATGGCGTGCTGGTTACGGGCCTTGCCTTTCCGGTTGTGCCGAAAGGCGACGAAGAGATTCGCACACAGATCAATGCGGACCACACCGAGTCGGACATCGATGAGGTCCTGAATATGCTTGAGGCGTACGTAGCCTAG
- a CDS encoding NAD-dependent epimerase/dehydratase family protein, which yields MKRILVTGAGGQIGSWLVPRLRKLYGESAVMATDVRHLASEVIDAGPFQVLDATDAKAIGETVTRHGADTVYHLAAILSAIGERDPRLAWHVNMSSLEAVLEVAREQDCAVFTPSSIGVFGPSTPKDSTPQDTLMRPATMYGVTKVAGELLCDYYHTRFGVDTRGVRFPGLISYGAPPGGGTTDWAVDIFYQAVEKGSYTCFLGPESQLDMMYMPDAIDALIGIMEADPDRLIHRNAFNVTGMQLTPEGLSSEIRKHYPDFAIDYDVDPVRQTIADSWPDRIEDTAAREEWGWSPSYDAAAMTADMFSHLTAE from the coding sequence TTGAAGCGAATACTCGTTACTGGAGCCGGAGGGCAGATCGGCTCATGGCTGGTCCCCCGCTTGCGCAAGCTGTACGGCGAATCGGCGGTCATGGCGACAGATGTCCGGCACCTGGCCTCCGAGGTGATAGACGCAGGGCCGTTTCAGGTGCTCGACGCCACGGACGCCAAGGCGATTGGGGAGACGGTAACGCGGCACGGCGCCGATACCGTATACCACCTCGCGGCGATTCTCTCGGCGATCGGCGAGCGTGACCCGCGCCTCGCTTGGCACGTGAATATGTCCAGTCTGGAAGCGGTCTTAGAAGTTGCGCGAGAGCAGGATTGCGCGGTGTTCACTCCGAGTTCGATTGGGGTATTCGGCCCAAGTACCCCTAAGGATTCCACCCCGCAGGACACGCTCATGCGCCCCGCCACGATGTATGGCGTCACGAAGGTCGCTGGCGAGCTGCTCTGTGATTACTACCACACGCGATTCGGTGTGGACACGCGGGGCGTTCGCTTCCCGGGGCTTATTTCCTATGGGGCTCCTCCCGGAGGAGGCACCACCGACTGGGCTGTCGACATTTTCTATCAGGCCGTCGAGAAAGGCTCTTATACCTGCTTCTTGGGTCCGGAGTCGCAGCTGGACATGATGTACATGCCGGATGCCATCGACGCCCTCATTGGCATCATGGAAGCCGACCCGGACCGGCTGATCCATCGCAACGCGTTCAACGTCACGGGTATGCAGCTGACTCCGGAGGGCCTCTCATCAGAGATCCGCAAGCACTATCCCGACTTCGCCATCGACTACGATGTGGACCCGGTCCGTCAGACGATCGCCGATTCCTGGCCTGACCGGATTGAGGACACTGCCGCTCGCGAAGAGTGGGGCTGGAGTCCTTCGTATGATGCCGCTGCGATGACGGCGGACATGTTTTCACATCTCACCGCAGAATAG
- the thiC gene encoding phosphomethylpyrimidine synthase ThiC — MSEQNGRTRVSPKTDDVGSDYPDAFPNSKKVFVEGSRNIHVPMREIQLSGGEPPFRVYDTSGPGDLDVRMGLTTLRDDWIYGRGDVTETTRTRTPTGAVEMPAGLHRRTLKGSGSVTQMTYARKGEVTPEMEFVAIREGMSPDFVRDEVARGRAIIPANINHPEIEPMIIGRNFKVKINANIGNSAVSSSIEEEVEKLRWATLWGADTVMDLSTGQNIHETREWILRNSPVPIGTVPIYQALEKVDGVPEELTWEIYRDTIIEQCEQGVDYFTVHAGVLLRFIPMTANRMTGIVSRGGSILAKWCMAHHKENFTYTNFPELCEIMAAYDVSFSLGDGLRPGSLYDANDEAQFAELKVQGDLTKIAWKHGVQVMNEGPGHVPMHMIKENMDKQLEWCEEAPFYTLGPLTTDIAPAYDHITSAIGAAQIGWYGTAMLCYVTPKEHLGLPNRDDVKRGVITYKIAAHAADLAKGHPGAQDWDNAISKARFEFRWRDQFNLALDPITALEYHDETLPAEGAKVAHFCSMCGPKFCSMKITEDIRQFAKEQGLAAEAAVDTGMKQMASEFREKGGEIYLEAGD; from the coding sequence ATGAGTGAGCAAAACGGACGTACCCGAGTTTCACCGAAGACCGACGACGTCGGCAGTGATTACCCGGATGCTTTTCCCAATTCAAAGAAGGTCTTTGTTGAGGGGTCGCGAAACATCCACGTCCCGATGCGTGAGATCCAACTGTCCGGTGGCGAGCCTCCGTTTCGGGTCTACGACACGAGTGGCCCCGGCGATCTCGATGTCCGCATGGGACTGACGACCCTTCGTGATGACTGGATCTACGGCAGGGGGGATGTCACGGAGACGACCCGCACCCGGACGCCGACCGGTGCGGTCGAGATGCCGGCTGGCCTCCATCGCCGCACGCTGAAGGGTTCAGGCTCCGTCACTCAAATGACCTATGCCCGGAAGGGCGAGGTCACTCCTGAAATGGAGTTCGTCGCAATCCGCGAAGGCATGTCTCCAGACTTCGTGCGCGATGAAGTCGCGCGAGGTCGTGCGATCATTCCAGCGAACATCAACCACCCTGAAATCGAACCGATGATCATCGGGCGAAATTTCAAAGTGAAGATTAACGCGAATATCGGCAATTCCGCGGTCAGCTCCTCGATCGAAGAAGAGGTCGAGAAGCTCCGCTGGGCCACGCTCTGGGGCGCAGACACCGTCATGGATCTGTCGACGGGCCAGAACATCCACGAGACCCGCGAGTGGATCCTCCGGAATTCTCCAGTCCCGATCGGAACGGTGCCGATCTACCAGGCGCTCGAGAAGGTGGACGGGGTGCCGGAAGAGCTCACATGGGAGATCTACCGCGACACGATCATCGAGCAGTGTGAACAGGGCGTGGATTACTTCACCGTCCACGCGGGCGTGCTGCTGCGCTTCATTCCGATGACCGCCAACCGCATGACCGGCATCGTGTCGCGTGGAGGATCCATTCTCGCGAAGTGGTGCATGGCGCATCACAAGGAGAACTTCACCTACACGAACTTCCCCGAGCTTTGCGAGATCATGGCGGCTTATGACGTCTCCTTCTCGCTCGGGGACGGCTTGCGTCCAGGGTCGCTCTACGACGCGAACGACGAAGCTCAGTTCGCCGAGCTCAAGGTGCAGGGTGACCTGACGAAGATCGCGTGGAAGCACGGGGTTCAGGTCATGAACGAGGGCCCCGGTCATGTGCCCATGCATATGATCAAGGAGAACATGGACAAGCAGCTCGAGTGGTGTGAAGAGGCACCGTTCTACACCCTCGGGCCGCTCACCACGGACATCGCGCCGGCCTACGACCACATCACGTCGGCCATCGGTGCGGCGCAGATCGGCTGGTACGGAACGGCAATGCTTTGCTACGTCACGCCGAAGGAGCATCTCGGACTTCCCAACCGTGACGACGTGAAGCGCGGAGTGATCACCTACAAGATCGCCGCGCACGCTGCGGACCTAGCGAAGGGACACCCGGGTGCCCAAGACTGGGACAATGCAATTTCAAAGGCTCGGTTCGAGTTCCGTTGGCGTGACCAGTTCAATCTGGCGCTGGATCCGATTACGGCCCTCGAGTACCACGACGAGACACTGCCGGCAGAGGGAGCGAAGGTCGCGCACTTCTGCTCCATGTGCGGCCCGAAGTTCTGCTCCATGAAGATCACCGAGGACATCCGCCAGTTCGCGAAGGAGCAGGGGTTGGCTGCGGAGGCTGCGGTGGACACGGGCATGAAGCAGATGGCGTCAGAGTTTCGTGAGAAGGGTGGCGAGATATACTTGGAGGCCGGCGACTGA
- a CDS encoding phage holin family protein produces the protein MKNFAIRLLVNALALSAAAWIVGGINLTGGFGDVLVVALIFGILNALLKPILVLFSIPFLIVTLGMFSFVVNGALLLATAGLTDSLNIDSLWSAILGSIVMSIVTMVLGKNMKDGEKD, from the coding sequence ATGAAAAACTTCGCAATACGGTTGCTGGTGAATGCACTGGCACTTTCTGCAGCGGCCTGGATCGTTGGGGGAATTAACCTGACCGGAGGCTTCGGCGATGTTCTGGTGGTGGCCCTGATCTTCGGGATTCTGAATGCGCTCTTGAAGCCCATTTTGGTCTTATTTTCGATCCCGTTCCTGATCGTGACGCTCGGCATGTTCTCATTCGTCGTGAATGGGGCTCTCCTGCTGGCGACGGCGGGCCTGACCGACAGCCTCAATATCGACAGCCTGTGGTCGGCGATTCTCGGGAGCATCGTCATGTCGATCGTCACCATGGTTCTGGGGAAAAACATGAAGGATGGGGAGAAGGACTGA
- a CDS encoding acetamidase/formamidase family protein codes for MKHSRYVARFGWFVLATSALGPLIGNGRVAAQATHRLVAGPETVAYGHYDPEKPGVLRIASGDFLEITTMLTSNPTRLQQMGLPAEEVQQNLAAIVEQVTDRGPGGHILTGPIHIEGAEPGDVLEVRILSVDYSIPYGYNGCSGFVRDLCDENVRSRLIRIDTQNHRAEIAPGVTVTTRPFFGSMGVAPPPDSGRVSSNPPGRHAGNMDLKELVAGTTLYVPVWVTGALFAIGDGHAAQGDGEVNQTGLETSLEGRLQFILHKDRTLDWPRAETPTHHIAMGFAPDLEEATEIAIRETVELIQERTGLSQGEAYSVVSMAVDLGITELVDGNVGVHSMVPKELLGDVPDEVEVLIRGGMVYDGSGSEGVIRDVGVSGDRIVFLGDATAAGVAGTRVINASGLVVSPGFIDPHAHAQRDLASEEPVRRENLNYLMQGVTTVVVGNDGHGTFDIAESRAAMEGRGIGTNAALLVGFGSVRGEVMGMRDEPASDDEIEKMKGLVDQAMRDGAAGLATGLFYAPQSFSSTEEVVELARVAAAYGGTYDSHMRDESSYSIGLLGSIAEVIRVAEEAEIAANISHIKALGVDVWGQSGEAIEMIRTARARGLRVTADQYPYEASGSSLNASLLPRWAQSGGRDSLLARFDDPVVRERLVSDMQDNMRRRNGPDAMLITGGRDESIRGLTLEAVAAARGLDPIETAIEIIRDGGAGIGSFNMNENDIATFMAAEFVMTGSDGSDGHPRKYGTYPRKIRKYVLDEEVLSMSRMIRASSSQPAEVFGLTDRGRIAVGSFADIAVFDPETIRDESTFLEPRLLATGMRYVLVNGEMAVDEGEPQHTRAGRVLRRVSRPISQ; via the coding sequence ATGAAGCACTCCAGATACGTCGCCCGTTTCGGATGGTTCGTCCTTGCTACATCGGCCCTCGGCCCGCTCATCGGAAACGGCCGGGTCGCGGCACAGGCAACGCACCGACTCGTGGCAGGACCCGAGACCGTGGCATACGGTCACTACGACCCGGAAAAGCCGGGGGTGTTGCGGATAGCGTCAGGTGATTTCCTCGAGATCACCACGATGCTCACCAGCAATCCCACGCGGCTACAGCAGATGGGTCTGCCCGCTGAAGAAGTGCAGCAGAACCTCGCGGCGATTGTCGAACAGGTTACGGACCGCGGGCCCGGTGGACACATCCTGACCGGCCCGATCCACATTGAAGGGGCCGAGCCCGGGGACGTGCTTGAGGTACGAATTCTCTCTGTCGATTACTCGATTCCATACGGGTACAACGGATGCAGTGGGTTCGTGCGTGACCTGTGCGACGAAAATGTGCGGTCTCGCCTGATTCGAATCGACACTCAGAACCATCGAGCCGAAATCGCACCGGGTGTGACGGTTACGACGCGGCCGTTCTTCGGAAGCATGGGGGTGGCCCCGCCGCCGGATTCGGGGCGTGTCAGCTCGAATCCACCGGGACGCCACGCAGGAAACATGGACCTCAAGGAGCTCGTTGCAGGGACGACTCTCTACGTGCCGGTGTGGGTCACAGGCGCACTGTTCGCGATCGGCGATGGGCACGCTGCCCAGGGCGATGGAGAGGTGAATCAGACGGGACTGGAGACTTCCCTCGAAGGTCGACTCCAGTTCATTCTCCACAAGGATCGAACACTGGACTGGCCTCGTGCCGAGACTCCCACGCATCACATCGCGATGGGCTTCGCGCCGGACCTAGAGGAGGCCACAGAGATCGCGATCCGCGAGACGGTCGAGTTGATTCAGGAGCGGACCGGCCTGAGCCAGGGGGAGGCTTACTCCGTGGTGTCCATGGCAGTCGATCTGGGAATCACGGAGCTGGTTGATGGCAATGTCGGCGTCCATTCGATGGTGCCGAAAGAGCTGCTCGGAGACGTTCCCGACGAAGTAGAGGTACTGATCCGTGGAGGGATGGTATACGACGGGTCAGGCTCAGAAGGCGTGATCAGAGACGTCGGAGTCTCGGGTGACCGAATCGTCTTTTTGGGAGATGCCACCGCTGCGGGTGTTGCAGGCACGCGCGTGATCAACGCGAGCGGACTCGTCGTGTCACCAGGCTTCATCGACCCCCATGCTCACGCTCAGCGTGACCTCGCTTCCGAGGAGCCGGTGCGTCGAGAGAATCTCAACTACCTCATGCAGGGGGTGACGACCGTGGTCGTCGGAAACGACGGGCACGGAACATTTGATATCGCGGAAAGCCGTGCAGCGATGGAGGGACGGGGGATAGGGACCAACGCGGCGCTCCTCGTTGGTTTCGGGTCGGTGCGCGGCGAGGTCATGGGCATGCGTGACGAACCCGCGTCGGACGATGAAATCGAGAAGATGAAGGGGCTCGTGGACCAGGCGATGCGGGACGGAGCTGCAGGACTCGCAACGGGTTTGTTCTACGCACCTCAGAGCTTCTCATCGACGGAAGAGGTCGTGGAGTTGGCCCGCGTGGCCGCCGCGTACGGCGGTACCTACGACTCGCACATGCGAGACGAGTCCTCTTATTCGATTGGGCTTCTGGGCTCGATCGCCGAGGTCATCCGCGTGGCGGAGGAGGCGGAGATTGCTGCGAACATCTCCCATATCAAGGCACTTGGGGTGGATGTGTGGGGCCAGAGCGGTGAAGCCATCGAGATGATTCGGACCGCGCGGGCCAGGGGCCTGCGTGTGACCGCGGACCAGTATCCGTATGAGGCGAGTGGATCATCTCTCAACGCCTCGCTGCTACCGAGGTGGGCTCAGTCAGGAGGTCGCGATTCGCTCCTAGCGCGTTTCGACGACCCGGTGGTGCGTGAGCGACTCGTCTCCGATATGCAGGACAACATGCGGAGGCGAAACGGACCGGATGCGATGCTTATTACGGGAGGGCGCGACGAGAGCATTCGAGGCCTTACGCTTGAGGCGGTCGCGGCGGCTCGGGGGCTTGATCCGATCGAAACAGCGATTGAGATCATTCGAGACGGTGGAGCGGGTATTGGGTCGTTCAACATGAACGAGAATGACATCGCGACATTTATGGCGGCCGAGTTCGTCATGACGGGCTCGGATGGTTCCGACGGCCATCCGCGGAAGTATGGCACCTATCCTCGGAAGATTCGAAAGTATGTGCTCGACGAGGAGGTCCTCTCCATGTCCCGCATGATTCGCGCTTCGAGTTCTCAGCCCGCCGAGGTCTTCGGCCTCACCGATCGTGGACGCATTGCAGTTGGCAGCTTTGCCGACATCGCGGTGTTCGACCCTGAGACGATTCGGGACGAGTCCACGTTCCTAGAGCCCCGTCTCCTCGCGACGGGAATGCGCTACGTCCTAGTCAACGGTGAGATGGCGGTGGATGAAGGGGAGCCACAGCACACGAGGGCAGGACGGGTCCTGCGGCGCGTGAGCAGGCCGATCTCCCAGTAG